The genomic DNA AGGGCGCGATCACTGCCGCGGAGGAAGCAGGCCATGTGGTGCTGGTGATGGAGACGAACGGCGACCCCCGACGTCAGTCCGTCGCCGTCGAGGCGGTGCTCGACCGGCAGGCGGACGGCATCCTCTTCGCATCGATGCGAGCCCGGGAAGTGAGCCTTCCCCCTGTTCCTGAGGGTACCGAGGTCGTGATGCTCAACGCGATCAGCTCGGAGCACCGTCGTTCCGTCCTGCCCGACGAGGAGGCAGGCGGTCGGGCGGCAGTGGAGGTGCTGGTCAAGGCGGGGCATCGCGAGGGCATCGCGCTCATCGGACAGCGGGACGAAGCCGGCTCCGAGCTGCTGCGATCCATCGCCGTGTCGCGAAGGATGGCGGGGATCATCCAGGCGATGCACGAGCACGGTCTCGAGTTCATCGACGAGGAGCCGATCTCGATGTGGGTCCCGGATCGCGGTTATGCCGCGACGCAAGCGGTACTCGAACGAGGGCGACCGGTGACGGCGCTGCTCTGCCTGAACGACCGGATCGCATTCGGCGCCTACCAGGCTCTCGCGGACGCGGGGCTGTCGGTTCCGGATGACATCTCCGTGATCTCGTTCGACAACGACGAACTCGCATCGTATCTCCGCCCCGGGCTGACGACCATCGGCCTGCCGCACGAGACGATGGGCGCGAAGGCGGTCGACATCCTGCTGCACCATTCGGACGCGGTCGACACGCTCGTGCCCATGCCGGTGATCACCCGCGCCTCTGTCGCGCCCCTGCAGCACTGAGCTCCCGCTCCGGGGGATGCAGCGCTGAGCTCCCGCTCCGGCGGGTGCCGCGCTGAGCATCCGTACCCGCGAGTCCCTCTCTGATCGCCGGCCCGTCGGGCTGCTGCCCGCGTCGCGCTGAGACGGCGGTCATCGCCCGGCGCAGGTGCGACCCGCTGACATCTGAGAGGCGCGCGCTTGACGCCGATCGCCGGATCGTGCAAGATGCTAAATGGTTGTAGCACCTGAAAACACGCGGGTTCTGCTTCGAGCCCGACGGGACTGCGAGAAAGCCGTTTCGGGCATCCGTTCCATGCACACAACAAGACGAGGGAGTCATTTCGCATGCCATCACAGCACGCTATCGCCGGTGTACCGAGCCGATGGCTGAGTGCTTCTGCACTCGGTCTCGCGACCACGCTTCTGCTTGCCGGCTGCGCCGGTGCCGCCGATCCGTCCGCGCGAGTCGAAGAGGGTTCCGGCACCGGCACGATCACGGTGTGGGCGCTCGACGGGCAGTCGGCGGAGAACGAGGCGATACAGAAGATCATCGACGGGTTCGAGAAATCGAACGGCGACATCGAGGTCGACATGCAGTTCATTCCTGCCGATCAGTTCACGACCGCCCTGCAGACCGCGACCGACGAAGAGCTCCCGGACGTCGTGGAGGTCGACGGCCCGCTGATCGCGAACTTCGCATACCTCGGACGGATCGCACCTCTGGACGACTGGGTCTCGAAGGAGACCGTCGCGAACCAGACCGAGGCGATCAAGGGGCAGAACACCGTCGACGGCGACCTGTACGCCGTCGGCATGATGAACTCGGGTCTGGCGATGTGGGGCAACAAGAAGCTCCTCGACGCTGCCGGAGTCGAGATGCCGTCGAGCGCGGCCGAGGCATGGACCGCCGATGAGTTCAGCGAGGTTCTCGACAAGCTCGCGGTACTGGACCCGGACGGCAAGCCGTTCGGGCTCGCCGAGAACAACGGGTTCTCGACGGAGTACGGGATCTACGCATTCGCTCCGGTGCTCTGGTCGGCGGGGACTCCGCTCATCAAGGACGGCAGGGCGGCCGGGGCTCTCGACTCCGAGACGGCGATCGAAGCGGTCGAGACCTTCACCTCCTGGCGGGATTACACGGATCCCGACACCGACGGCGCGGCATTCCAGTCGGGGCGGGTGGCGCTGAACTGGATGGGCAACTGGCTGTACCCGGCCTACAAGGAAGCGCTGGGAGACGACCTGGTGGTGGGCCCGCTTCCCGATTTCGGCGAAGGCGCCAAGACGGGATCCGGGACCATCGCCTGGGGCATGGGCGGCGCCACCAAGAATGCGGCCGCAGCCGGAGCGCTGCTCGACTACCTGATGAGCGACGAGGTTGTGCAGGAGTACACCGCGGCGAACGGTGCGCCTCCGGCGACGCA from Microbacterium sp. LWO13-1.2 includes the following:
- a CDS encoding LacI family DNA-binding transcriptional regulator, producing MGEKRPTLADVAQLAGLSQTAVSLILNGRPNTRLSQDARDRAFSAAQALGYRPNLSARALRGDKTHTIGFISDMVTTTRFASGLIEGAITAAEEAGHVVLVMETNGDPRRQSVAVEAVLDRQADGILFASMRAREVSLPPVPEGTEVVMLNAISSEHRRSVLPDEEAGGRAAVEVLVKAGHREGIALIGQRDEAGSELLRSIAVSRRMAGIIQAMHEHGLEFIDEEPISMWVPDRGYAATQAVLERGRPVTALLCLNDRIAFGAYQALADAGLSVPDDISVISFDNDELASYLRPGLTTIGLPHETMGAKAVDILLHHSDAVDTLVPMPVITRASVAPLQH
- a CDS encoding extracellular solute-binding protein, whose product is MPSQHAIAGVPSRWLSASALGLATTLLLAGCAGAADPSARVEEGSGTGTITVWALDGQSAENEAIQKIIDGFEKSNGDIEVDMQFIPADQFTTALQTATDEELPDVVEVDGPLIANFAYLGRIAPLDDWVSKETVANQTEAIKGQNTVDGDLYAVGMMNSGLAMWGNKKLLDAAGVEMPSSAAEAWTADEFSEVLDKLAVLDPDGKPFGLAENNGFSTEYGIYAFAPVLWSAGTPLIKDGRAAGALDSETAIEAVETFTSWRDYTDPDTDGAAFQSGRVALNWMGNWLYPAYKEALGDDLVVGPLPDFGEGAKTGSGTIAWGMGGATKNAAAAGALLDYLMSDEVVQEYTAANGAPPATHSALSGSELYGEGKPLAYLSEQLESACPTEDVLAADCVAVSRPITAGYPVVTAEFGKALAAVWGGADASEALAAAARAIDRDFEDNDDYK